In one window of bacterium DNA:
- a CDS encoding rubrerythrin family protein, producing MKETIKNLAVAFVGESQARNRYFRYSKIAKEEGYEQIAGVFAETAEQEKEHASWMFKLINELKRQCKIKKDVVLEVPTEVPTVLGKTQDNLEAAISGEHYEYSKMYPDFAKVAEKEGLKEIAKRLRAIAEAEKHHEDRYKRLLKEFKNKSIFRKKRPVEWVCRECGYRHIGKQPPLVCPSCSHPRAYFQVRCEKY from the coding sequence ATGAAGGAAACAATTAAAAATTTGGCTGTTGCTTTTGTCGGCGAATCGCAGGCTCGGAATCGTTATTTCCGCTATTCTAAAATTGCTAAAGAAGAAGGTTATGAACAGATTGCCGGAGTGTTCGCTGAAACTGCAGAGCAGGAAAAAGAACATGCATCTTGGATGTTCAAATTAATTAATGAGTTAAAAAGACAGTGCAAAATAAAAAAAGACGTTGTTTTAGAAGTTCCTACTGAAGTGCCTACTGTTTTAGGCAAAACCCAAGATAATTTAGAGGCAGCTATTTCTGGCGAACACTATGAATACAGCAAAATGTATCCAGATTTTGCCAAAGTGGCTGAAAAGGAGGGCTTGAAGGAGATAGCTAAACGTTTACGAGCTATTGCTGAAGCGGAAAAGCATCATGAGGACCGCTACAAAAGATTGCTTAAAGAATTTAAAAATAAGTCAATTTTTAGAAAAAAACGGCCAGTGGAATGGGTTTGTCGGGAGTGCGGCTACAGACATATTGGTAAACAGCCGCCTTTAGTTTGTCCTTCTTGCAGTCATCCAAGAGCCTATTTCCAAGTGAGGTGCGAGAAGTATTAG
- a CDS encoding Rrf2 family transcriptional regulator, producing the protein MLKLSTQLRYGLRALVYLASKKTFCSTKEIAESEGIPQAYLEKILLKLKNHGLVKAKRGKFGGFKIKTKTLNMPLNKIIEALEQKSVRLPCENVFCQKEKKCLSRKIWLKVKSEILHSLSQTTLKKLLSS; encoded by the coding sequence ATGCTCAAACTTTCTACTCAACTCCGCTATGGCTTGAGAGCTTTAGTATATTTAGCTTCCAAAAAAACATTTTGTTCCACTAAAGAAATCGCTGAAAGCGAAGGAATACCCCAAGCCTATTTGGAAAAAATACTCCTCAAATTAAAAAATCACGGGTTAGTCAAAGCCAAAAGAGGCAAATTTGGAGGCTTTAAAATCAAAACAAAAACCTTAAATATGCCTCTTAATAAAATTATTGAGGCTTTAGAACAAAAATCAGTGCGACTTCCTTGTGAAAATGTTTTCTGTCAAAAAGAGAAAAAATGCCTCTCAAGAAAAATCTGGCTAAAAGTAAAATCAGAAATTCTACACTCCCTTTCTCAAACTACTCTTAAAAAACTTCTTTCAAGTTAA